Sequence from the Bremerella volcania genome:
ACAAGCAGCGATTTTTGGATGCCTTGTCCGACATCACCACGATCTGCCGCGGGCCGAAGCCGGTGGCCGCGATGCGGGAAGTGAATCTCACACCGACCATTAAAGTACCAGAGCCCAACACCTGGCGCGAGATTCTGCAAACCATCGACACCGAGATCCATATCGCCAATCAAACTTTGGTGGTGCAAGAATACGGCGTGACCAATGCCAGCCTGGTCGCGGGGCTCGAGGCTCGCGGCGCGCATGTCGAAACGCTGCATGTTTACGACTGGGACTTGCCCGAAGATATCGGCCCCTTGGCGGCGAACATCCAGAAGATGATCGACGGCAAGATCGACGTTTCGCTTTTCACGTCGGCCAACCAATTGAATCACGTCTTGAAGCTGGCCCAGAGGCAGGGGCAGATGGAAGCCTTTTCCGCCGCGCTTCGCGGAACCGTGATTTGTAGCGTGGGTCCCACGATGAGCGAACGCCTGCGTGACCTGGGCTACCCGGTCGACGTCGAGCCTGAGCATCCCAAGATGGGACCGCTGGTGGCGGCCGCGGCCGAGCGTTCGCAAGACATCCTGGTGCGCAAGCGCCAGATTCGCGCGGTCCTGGAAGAGACCACCAAGGCAGCGCTCAACAAAGAGGCACCCTGGTACAACAGCGCGTTTCTGAAGGCTTGCCGACGCGAGCCCACCGACTTCACGCCGGTCTGGCTGATGCGTCAGGCCGGGCGCTACATGAAGGAATACCGCGACGTCCGCGCGAAGACCACCTTCCTGGAACTGTGTGCCAATCCGCAGCTTTGCAGCGAAGTGATGTGCACGGCGGTTGAGAAGTTGGGAGTTGACGCGGCCATCATCTTCTCGGACCTGCTGCCGATCTTGCAGCCGATGGGTTTGGATCTGGAGTTCGCCAAGGGGGAAGGCCCCGTCATTCACAACCCCATTCGCGAAGCGGCCGACGTCGATCGCGTGCTGGAACTGGAAAGCACCGACTCGCTGCACTACGTCATGGAAACGGTCAAGCAAACGCGAGCCGACTTGCCGGCCGACATGCCGCTGATTGGCTTTGCCGGGGCTCCGTTCACGCTGGCCAGTTACGCCATCGAAGGGGGTGGCAGCCGCGATTACGTGAACACCAAGACCCTCATGTTCCGCGACCCAGGTGCCTGGCGAGAACTGATGGAACGCTTTGTCCGAGCGATTTCGCGATATTTGAATGCCCAGATTGCCGCCGGTGCCCAGGCGGTGCAGTTGTTCGATTCGTGGGCTGGAGCGCTCGGACCGGATGACTATCGCCGCTATGTGCTTCCATACGTGAAGGACATCGTCGCGCAGATTGCCCCAGGCGTGCCGGTGATCAACTTCGCAACCGGCAATCCGGCCCTGCTGCCGATGCTGGCCGAATCGGGCGCTGCGGTGGTTGGCGTCGATTGGCGCATTCGTCTGGACGTGGCCTGGGAAACGGTTGGCCACAATATTGCGGTACAAGGGAACCTCGATCCGGTTTCGCTACTGGCCGACCCGATGGAACTTCGTCGCCGCGCGAAGGACGTCCTCGACCAGGCTGCCGGGCGACCGGGGCATATCTTTAATCTGGGGCACGGCGTGATGCAGCAAACACCAGTCGACAACGCGCGGGCGTTAGTTGATATGGTTCACGAAATGAGCCAGCGGAAGTAATCCCTATCCGGTCGTGAGTCGTTCTTTTGCTTCGGAAAGAATAGCCACAGAGAGCACAGAGGACACGGAGAGGGGATTGTTAACCACGGATTTCACAGATAGACACGGATGAAATTCGGAAGTGTCGAAGACGAATCTTAGATATCTGTGTTCATCCGTGTAATTCGTGGTTAAAGTTCTTCCCTCTGTGCTCTCTGTGGCTAATCATTCCGATGAAGGACCATCGCTTGGATGGTCCTGATCTCTTCAGGCGATGGCTGGGGCTGTACTGGTGGATCGACGATGGTCGAAGTCACCGCCTGAGACGATGGGCGTGCGAAGGGTGACTTGCAGTGGTTCGGCCAGTTGGCGGAAGGCTTTGGTTGGCATCGACATCGTTTTCCAACGCGGCGAGATCTTCCGAGCCCAGGCCACGTACAAGTCGAGCCGGATCCCAATGAACGCATAGAGTCGGTCTTGATGCGGATACAACAAGTGGGACGGAACGGGGGCCATTTCGCCGACGACGTCGTACACAAAGACAAGCATCCCGCGAAACTGCGGACCCAACAGCCGCTGCCACTGCGACAGGCTTTGCAGGTCGTCGGTGGTGGTCCAGTTCTTCCAGTAGCGGTTCTTGCGACCGGAAGGGAATTTGCGTCCCTTCACGTCGATCAACCACGACATGTCGCTGCCGCTGGGGGTCGCGATGAAGTCCAGATTCTTCAACGAGCCAGCCCCGTACAGCGAGCGGCGCCGTTCGTCGACCGCGATGTAGGGGATCTTCTCGTCGCGCAAGAATGCCTCGAGTGCGACTTCATAGTGGTTCGTGCGGATCGTCATCGGTGTTGTCCTCGGGGTAGCTGCGAGGTGAGAAGCCGGAGATCTTTTCGTTGGCTTCAATATCGCAACTAGGGGTGACAACACCTTGTCACGGGGGTTATGCGGTGGGCCGCAGAATTTGCGAAATTCCCGCAATGAGTTCTTCGGCACCCCCCGCGAGGCTGGCGTCGATCGAGTCACCGGTCTTCAGATCCTTGACCTGACAGTGGTTCTCGGCCAATTCGCGATCCCCAGCGACGACCGCGACCTTAAACCCGCGACGGTCGGCATACTTCAGCTGCTGACCCAGCTTCTTGGCATCGGGATAGAGTTCGACGTTGAAGCCTGCCCCGCGAAGCGTCGCCGCGATCTTCAGGTACTGTTGCAAGCTGCTCTCATCGAAATAGGGAATGAAGACCTCAGCCGGCGTCGTTCGGGCTTCGATCTTGCCGAGTTCCTCCATGGCGGCCAGAAGTCGGTCGAGCCCCAGCGATGCTCCGATGCCAGGTAGTTCCTGGTTGGTGTACAAGCTGGCCAGGTCGTTGTAACGGCCGCCGCTGCAGACGCTGCCGATGCCAGGCAGCTCGCTGAGAAAGGTTTCGAAGATCGTCCCGGTGTAGTAGTCCAAACCGCGGGCAATCGAGACGTCGATCTGAAGCCGGTTGGCCGGGACGCCAGCGGCTGCGGTGGCCGCAGTCAACTCGCGGAGTTGTCCAACACCGATCTCGCCTTTCTCGCTGCCGGCTACCAGACTGTCGAGTGACGACAGGATCTCGTCGGTCGAGCCGCCAATTTCTGCCAGCTTCAAAACCTGGGCTGCTTGCTCGGCGGAAGCTCCGGCCGTTTCCTGCATTTCGGCGGCGACTTTCTCGGCACCGATCTTGGCCAGTTTGTCGAGCGCACGCAGGATCTCCGTCGACTTCTCCACCAGGTCGAGCTTCTCGAGCAAACCCGATAGCACCTGGCGATTGTTCACACGGACCGTGAAGCCTTCGAAGCCGATCGCCAGCATCAGGTCGTGAATGACCAGGGCCGTTTCGATATCGGCTACGATGCTCTTGGTGCCGATCGTATCGAAGTCGCACTGCATGAACTCACGGTAACGTCCGCGCTGGGTGTTCTCGCCGCGCCAGACGGTGGCGATGTGATAACGTTTGAAGGGCGTTCCCAGCTGGCCGATGTGCTGCGCGGCGAAGCGGGCCAGGGGAACGGTCAGGTCGAAACGCATCCCCACGTCTCGTTTGCCATGATCCTCGAACCGATACATCTGCCGGTCGGTTTCGTCGCTTCCCTTGCCCAGCAGAATCTCGGCATATTCCAGCGTGGGAGTATCGATCGGGGCAAAACCATACGAACGATAAACGCGGCGAGCCGTGCTGACCAACTCTTCGCGCGGCATCATCGCGTCGGGCAGATAGTCGCGAAAGCCTTTGAGCGTACGGGGTTGGATGAGCTTCTTCTTGTTGGACATGGGATTCGAGTTGGGTTGGTTCTGGTATCGTTTTCAGTTAGGACAGGGTAGCTTGGCAAGTGTTCGCCCAGGATGATGTTGTCGTTGTCTCGTCCCCTCTCCACCGTCTTCGGGGGAGAGGGTTAGGGTGAGGGGGCATGTTATCGGAGCGAAGGACAAAGGCGAAATGGGTTCCTATCCGTACGGAGTGAGAAAACCACCATTCTGGCCAACGTTGGTTCAGAAATCCCTCACCCTAGCCCTCTCCCTTCAAGGGAGAGGGGACAAGATTTACTGGGCCGGAACCTTCCGTTTGACGTGTACTAGCCCAGAATCGGCAACACGGGCGGCTTGGCACTTCGTAGGCTTTGCCCTGGGCGGCGAGGCGTGGTGGCTTCGGCGTACTCCCAGATTTGCTCTGGGGTCTCGAAGTACTTCTCGTAGCACCAATCGTCGTCGTATTCGCACGCTTCGGTCGTGTAATCGCGACAGATCTGCGGACGGGTCTCGTAGATGCCGCAGCGGTGATCGTCGAGCAGGTGCTTGCATGTAGTGTGCACCAGCAGATACCAAACGTCGTCGTCCAGAAAGACCGAGGCGCCCTCGTGCAGCAAATACCACCGGATGAACTCGAAATCGGCAAATTCGGTGGGCGTTTCAATCGGCAGGGCGAAGTAGCGGCAGCACTTGGCCGTGCAGTATTCGCACAGGTTCTCATCCGGCCCAAGATCTTCTCGGCGGACCTTTTTCTGGATCATTTTGCCATCCTCGGCGAATTGGTGGCGTTGTTAAGATGGTGGACTTCTTCGGACAAGGTAGCAAACCGGTGCTACAATGCCTAGTTCGGGTCGATAATCGAACCAGGTTCAATCGTTGTTTTCAGGACTCCATAGGTAGTTTGGCGATGCTCGTTGTGATCACCGCAGTCGGACCGGATAACGTGGGTTTGGCCGATCCGATTATTCACTATGTGACGGGTTTGGGGGCGAACATCGCCGAAATCCAGATGTACGACCATGACGAAGAAGCCGTCTTCGCCATGTTCCTGCGAGTTCACATCGATGCCGATCTCTACAACTCGCTGCGAACCGCATTGACCGAGATTGGCCGCCTGAAAAAGCTTTCCATCCGGGTCTGGTCCGCGGACGTCCGCCGCGACTGCCCACGGATCGCGATCTGCACGACCTACCGGCCTGAGCCAGCTCAGGCCGTGCTCGAAGCGATCGCGGCAGGGGATATTCACGCGATACCGGCGGTCATGATCGGAAACCGCGATAACTGCAAAGGGCTGGCTGAAAGCCACGGCGTCGACTGGCAGAACATCGGCGGCGAAAAGGGGGAAGCCAACGACGAGCGGATGATCGAAATCCTCGACGAATATGACGTCGACTACGTTCTGCTGGCGCGCTACATGCGCGTGCTGCCGGCAACCAGCTGCTGGAAATACGCCGGGGGACGGATCATCAATCTGCACCATGGACTTCTGCCCAGTTTTCCAGGCATTCGTCCGTACCACGATGCCAACGAGGTGCGGATGCTCACGTTCGGAGCAACCTGCCACTTCATCGTTCCTGAACTGGATGCGGGCAATCAGATCATCCATCAGGAAACGTTTTCCGTCGAACCAGGCACCAAGATCGAAGAAATCGTCCGAATCGGTCAGGAAGTCAACGAGCCTACTTGCCTGGTCGAAGGTCTGCGTCGCGTGGTAGCCGGAGAGGTGGAACTTCATTTCCACCGCGTAGTTCCCCGCAAGTCTCACGACTAGTTCCATCGGTCTTATTGGATTTAATCGACCGATTGCGCCGATTGTTTCGGCTGTGCTGGTCGTTTGGGGTATTTTTGGGTGGTATCCATGGCGATATTGGACCCGCGCCTCTTGCGACGCTCGTTAGGCGACCTAGGTTTCCTGGGACTCAAATTACTAGGAATCAACCATCGTTTTATTTCGCGCCAGATCTCAGGCACGATACGGTGGTTGGCCGAAATGGAGTATGGTGGGCAGGCCATGCATAATCGACTACTCGTGATTGAAAGCACGGAAGTGCACCGCAGGAAACTGCGCGAAGTACTCGGCGAACATCACGAAGTTCACATTCTGGAGAGCGTGGAAGACATCCACCGATCGATCGAAGAAGTTCAGCCTGCGCTGATCTTGCTCGATTATCATCTGCGCGATGACTCGGCTTTGGAAGTTTGCCGAGCGATTCGCCGCGAGTTCGCGGACCGACAGATTCAACTGCTTGTCATGGGGGAAGAGTTGAATGAATCGCAGCGTTTGGAAATGTTCGCCGTCGGTGCCGATAACGTCCTCGACAAATCGATCGGGCGATTGGAGTTAACTGCCAAGATTGACGTGTTGATGCGGCTGCATAACGCGCTGATGCGTGCCACGACCGCCGAACGGAAGCTCGAGAATTATTCTCACGAATTGGAGCGGATCGTCGAAAACCGCTCGATGGCGATTCAAGCGACTCAAGATACCGCCGTGTTCGCGCTGGCCAAGCTGGCCGACTCGCGCGACACGGAAACGGGCGAGCATCTCGTTCGCATGCGTGCCTATTCGCAGATGATCGCCGAAC
This genomic interval carries:
- the hemE gene encoding uroporphyrinogen decarboxylase, with product MPENGKNFAGLNVASFESRRGKEMAVIIEKFGGVPHVSPSMREVPLEDNQPAVDFANRVITGQIDIVIFMTGVGFNHLLAAIDRKVDKQRFLDALSDITTICRGPKPVAAMREVNLTPTIKVPEPNTWREILQTIDTEIHIANQTLVVQEYGVTNASLVAGLEARGAHVETLHVYDWDLPEDIGPLAANIQKMIDGKIDVSLFTSANQLNHVLKLAQRQGQMEAFSAALRGTVICSVGPTMSERLRDLGYPVDVEPEHPKMGPLVAAAAERSQDILVRKRQIRAVLEETTKAALNKEAPWYNSAFLKACRREPTDFTPVWLMRQAGRYMKEYRDVRAKTTFLELCANPQLCSEVMCTAVEKLGVDAAIIFSDLLPILQPMGLDLEFAKGEGPVIHNPIREAADVDRVLELESTDSLHYVMETVKQTRADLPADMPLIGFAGAPFTLASYAIEGGGSRDYVNTKTLMFRDPGAWRELMERFVRAISRYLNAQIAAGAQAVQLFDSWAGALGPDDYRRYVLPYVKDIVAQIAPGVPVINFATGNPALLPMLAESGAAVVGVDWRIRLDVAWETVGHNIAVQGNLDPVSLLADPMELRRRAKDVLDQAAGRPGHIFNLGHGVMQQTPVDNARALVDMVHEMSQRK
- a CDS encoding HYExAFE family protein; protein product: MTIRTNHYEVALEAFLRDEKIPYIAVDERRRSLYGAGSLKNLDFIATPSGSDMSWLIDVKGRKFPSGRKNRYWKNWTTTDDLQSLSQWQRLLGPQFRGMLVFVYDVVGEMAPVPSHLLYPHQDRLYAFIGIRLDLYVAWARKISPRWKTMSMPTKAFRQLAEPLQVTLRTPIVSGGDFDHRRSTSTAPAIA
- the hisS gene encoding histidine--tRNA ligase translates to MSNKKKLIQPRTLKGFRDYLPDAMMPREELVSTARRVYRSYGFAPIDTPTLEYAEILLGKGSDETDRQMYRFEDHGKRDVGMRFDLTVPLARFAAQHIGQLGTPFKRYHIATVWRGENTQRGRYREFMQCDFDTIGTKSIVADIETALVIHDLMLAIGFEGFTVRVNNRQVLSGLLEKLDLVEKSTEILRALDKLAKIGAEKVAAEMQETAGASAEQAAQVLKLAEIGGSTDEILSSLDSLVAGSEKGEIGVGQLRELTAATAAAGVPANRLQIDVSIARGLDYYTGTIFETFLSELPGIGSVCSGGRYNDLASLYTNQELPGIGASLGLDRLLAAMEELGKIEARTTPAEVFIPYFDESSLQQYLKIAATLRGAGFNVELYPDAKKLGQQLKYADRRGFKVAVVAGDRELAENHCQVKDLKTGDSIDASLAGGAEELIAGISQILRPTA
- a CDS encoding YkgJ family cysteine cluster protein, coding for MIQKKVRREDLGPDENLCEYCTAKCCRYFALPIETPTEFADFEFIRWYLLHEGASVFLDDDVWYLLVHTTCKHLLDDHRCGIYETRPQICRDYTTEACEYDDDWCYEKYFETPEQIWEYAEATTPRRPGQSLRSAKPPVLPILG
- a CDS encoding formyltetrahydrofolate deformylase codes for the protein MLVVITAVGPDNVGLADPIIHYVTGLGANIAEIQMYDHDEEAVFAMFLRVHIDADLYNSLRTALTEIGRLKKLSIRVWSADVRRDCPRIAICTTYRPEPAQAVLEAIAAGDIHAIPAVMIGNRDNCKGLAESHGVDWQNIGGEKGEANDERMIEILDEYDVDYVLLARYMRVLPATSCWKYAGGRIINLHHGLLPSFPGIRPYHDANEVRMLTFGATCHFIVPELDAGNQIIHQETFSVEPGTKIEEIVRIGQEVNEPTCLVEGLRRVVAGEVELHFHRVVPRKSHD